One Rhodococcus sp. P1Y DNA window includes the following coding sequences:
- a CDS encoding DUF6764 family protein, producing the protein MLRRSPQVGSSSRFFRAATLFAFSSSIAAAGFIGTGVASAAPVTCVSPPSANDIQVDGTASCGATALDTARASASATDSGTAVSVAESAGNTSTLATGYGTALGASRAGGTAYAGALGGGIAHSWADNGGTTIAIAGWGSGATAEAAGVDCVGQWSLALNLASGQFCAFGS; encoded by the coding sequence ATTCTCCGCCGCTCCCCCCAGGTTGGCTCCTCCAGTCGATTCTTCCGTGCCGCAACACTTTTCGCATTCAGTAGCTCTATCGCAGCTGCCGGATTCATCGGTACGGGCGTGGCGTCGGCAGCCCCGGTGACGTGTGTGTCCCCTCCCTCGGCCAACGACATCCAGGTCGACGGGACCGCGAGTTGCGGCGCGACGGCACTCGATACTGCACGCGCAAGCGCATCAGCCACTGACAGCGGTACCGCTGTCAGTGTCGCTGAGAGCGCTGGCAACACCTCGACGCTCGCGACCGGCTACGGAACAGCCCTCGGGGCATCGCGCGCGGGCGGCACTGCCTACGCGGGGGCTCTCGGCGGAGGCATTGCGCACTCCTGGGCAGACAACGGCGGCACGACGATTGCCATCGCCGGCTGGGGCTCGGGCGCGACCGCCGAGGCCGCAGGTGTCGATTGCGTCGGACAATGGTCGCTCGCATTGAACCTCGCATCGGGACAGTTCTGCGCTTTCGGCAGCTGA
- a CDS encoding HAMP domain-containing protein has protein sequence MTFRAAHRPRTLSLHGRIWVLTISVAALAVAVSALAIYLVAEQSLRAQLGDRVSRNADALITGASTGVPSTAFGFAAGNPGGPAVKVALVTSSGEFITFNTQSKPFTNEAGILDEPEQSVVNGTTNESLREVRGYALSAKRTVSGETLMVAESLDSNDPLLAKLTLALVMIGAFLVALAGVAGSAVARTGLRPVKRLRNATERVAKTGELEPIAITGDDELASLATSYNEMLTALSASGARQNKLVTDAGEELMEPLHTLRTKIDTVMALDSDDPPPLSEAEQDALRASVMTDMDVIIRLVHDLVDQARDQSETAQS, from the coding sequence ATGACCTTCCGTGCTGCTCATCGACCCCGAACGCTCTCGCTGCACGGACGCATCTGGGTTCTCACGATCAGCGTGGCCGCTCTCGCAGTCGCCGTCAGCGCACTGGCGATCTACCTCGTCGCCGAACAGTCTCTGCGGGCCCAACTCGGTGACCGGGTGTCACGCAACGCCGATGCGCTGATCACCGGCGCATCGACGGGTGTGCCGTCGACCGCGTTCGGTTTCGCCGCAGGCAACCCGGGCGGTCCCGCCGTCAAAGTCGCATTGGTGACTTCGAGCGGTGAGTTCATCACGTTCAACACCCAATCCAAGCCGTTCACCAACGAAGCGGGCATCCTGGACGAACCCGAACAGAGCGTAGTGAACGGCACGACGAACGAGTCGCTACGCGAAGTACGCGGATATGCGCTCAGCGCCAAACGCACGGTGTCGGGCGAAACTCTGATGGTCGCGGAGTCACTCGATTCCAACGATCCGCTACTCGCGAAACTCACGTTGGCGCTCGTCATGATCGGTGCCTTTCTCGTCGCACTGGCCGGCGTGGCCGGCTCGGCGGTAGCTCGGACCGGTCTCCGACCCGTCAAGCGGCTCCGCAACGCGACAGAGCGGGTCGCGAAAACAGGTGAACTCGAACCGATTGCCATCACCGGTGACGACGAGCTCGCATCCCTCGCCACCAGCTACAACGAGATGCTCACTGCGCTTTCGGCCTCCGGCGCTCGACAGAACAAGTTGGTCACCGACGCCGGAGAGGAGCTGATGGAGCCACTCCACACGCTCCGGACGAAGATCGACACCGTCATGGCTCTGGACTCGGACGACCCTCCGCCTCTGAGCGAGGCCGAACAGGACGCCCTCCGAGCGAGCGTCATGACCGACATGGACGTGATCATTCGCTTGGTCCACGACCTGGTCGATCAAGCCCGCGATCAGTCGGAGACGGCGCAGTCCTGA
- a CDS encoding metallophosphoesterase family protein — protein sequence MHLLLIADTHVPKRARRLPEQVWNAVDKADVVIHAGDWVELDMFEQLLERSSQLVACWGNNDGEDLRSRMPERADVTLDGVRISVVHETGAAAGREERMAAAYPDTDVLVFGHSHIPWDTTAKNGLRLLNPGSPTDRRRQPHCTFMTAVIEKSMLRDVELHRIERAT from the coding sequence GTGCACCTACTGTTGATCGCCGACACACACGTGCCCAAGCGGGCGCGTCGCCTCCCGGAGCAAGTCTGGAATGCCGTCGACAAGGCCGATGTCGTCATCCACGCTGGAGATTGGGTCGAGCTCGACATGTTCGAGCAATTGCTCGAACGCTCGTCACAGCTGGTCGCGTGCTGGGGTAACAACGACGGCGAAGACTTGAGATCACGCATGCCCGAGCGCGCAGACGTGACACTCGACGGGGTGAGAATCAGCGTCGTTCACGAGACCGGAGCAGCTGCCGGGCGAGAAGAGCGCATGGCTGCTGCGTACCCCGACACCGATGTACTGGTGTTCGGACACAGCCACATTCCATGGGACACGACAGCGAAGAACGGTTTGCGTCTGCTGAACCCTGGATCGCCCACCGATCGCCGACGACAACCGCACTGCACGTTCATGACCGCAGTGATCGAGAAGTCGATGCTGAGGGACGTCGAACTTCACCGGATCGAGAGGGCGACATAG
- the ctaD gene encoding aa3-type cytochrome oxidase subunit I, with translation MGPKGSFLHKAVTTTDPKVLGIMYIATSIAFFLVGGLMALLMRAELAVPGMQFLSNEQYNQLFTMHGTIMLLLYATPIVFGFANYILPLQIGAPDVAFPRLNAFSYWLYLFGALITTAGFITPGGAADFGWTAYTPLTSALHSPGVGADLWIMGLAVAGLGTILGGVNMITTVICLRAPGMTMFRMPIFTWNILVTSILILLAFPLLTAALLGLAADRHLGAHLFDPATGGVLLWQHLFWFFGHPEVYIIALPFFGIVSEIFPVFSRKPMFGYTTLIYATIAIAALSIAVWAHHMYATGAVLLPFFSFMTFLIAVPTGVKIFNWIGTMWRGQVTLETPMLFSIGFLITFLFGGLSGVLLASPPIDFHVTDTYFVIAHFHYVVFGTVVFATYAGIYFWFPKMTGRMMDETLGKWHFWLTFFGFHGTFLVQHWLGNEGMPRRYADYLSSDGFTTLNIISTIGAFVLGASTLPFVWNVFKSYRYGEVVTVDDPWGYGNSLEWATSCPPPRHNFTELPRIRSERPAFELHYPHMVERLRAEAHVGPGSHGGHTTEVLEKARREPLATSDHEHSGD, from the coding sequence ATGGGACCGAAGGGTTCTTTTCTTCACAAGGCGGTGACGACGACTGATCCCAAGGTGTTGGGGATCATGTATATCGCGACGTCGATCGCGTTTTTCTTGGTCGGTGGGTTGATGGCGTTGTTGATGCGCGCCGAGTTGGCTGTGCCGGGGATGCAGTTCTTGTCCAACGAGCAGTACAACCAGTTGTTCACCATGCACGGCACGATCATGTTGCTGTTGTATGCGACGCCGATCGTGTTCGGGTTCGCCAATTACATTCTGCCGTTGCAGATCGGTGCTCCTGATGTGGCGTTCCCCCGGTTGAATGCGTTTTCCTACTGGCTGTATCTGTTCGGTGCGTTGATCACCACTGCAGGGTTCATCACTCCTGGTGGTGCTGCTGATTTCGGGTGGACTGCGTACACCCCGCTCACCTCGGCGTTGCATTCGCCGGGTGTGGGTGCCGATCTGTGGATCATGGGGTTGGCGGTTGCTGGTTTGGGCACCATTTTGGGTGGTGTAAACATGATCACCACGGTCATCTGTTTGCGTGCTCCGGGTATGACGATGTTCCGGATGCCGATCTTCACCTGGAACATTCTGGTCACTTCGATCTTGATTCTTCTTGCGTTCCCGTTGTTGACGGCGGCGTTGTTGGGGTTGGCGGCGGATCGTCATCTCGGTGCGCACCTGTTCGATCCGGCGACCGGTGGTGTGTTGTTGTGGCAGCACTTGTTCTGGTTCTTCGGTCATCCCGAGGTGTACATCATCGCGTTGCCGTTCTTCGGGATCGTGTCGGAGATTTTCCCGGTGTTCTCGCGTAAGCCGATGTTCGGGTACACCACGTTGATCTACGCGACGATCGCCATCGCGGCATTGTCGATCGCGGTGTGGGCGCATCACATGTATGCCACCGGTGCGGTGCTTCTTCCGTTCTTCTCGTTCATGACGTTCCTGATCGCGGTGCCGACGGGTGTGAAGATCTTCAACTGGATCGGCACGATGTGGCGTGGGCAGGTGACGTTGGAGACTCCGATGTTGTTCTCCATCGGGTTTTTGATCACGTTCCTGTTCGGTGGTCTGTCCGGTGTGTTGCTCGCCAGTCCGCCGATCGATTTCCATGTCACCGACACCTACTTCGTGATCGCGCACTTCCATTACGTGGTGTTCGGGACGGTGGTGTTCGCTACGTATGCGGGTATCTACTTCTGGTTCCCGAAGATGACGGGGCGGATGATGGACGAGACCCTCGGGAAGTGGCATTTCTGGTTGACGTTCTTCGGGTTCCACGGCACGTTCCTGGTTCAGCATTGGCTCGGTAACGAAGGTATGCCGCGTCGGTACGCGGATTACTTGTCCTCGGACGGGTTCACGACGCTCAACATCATTTCCACGATCGGTGCGTTCGTGCTCGGTGCGTCGACGTTGCCGTTCGTGTGGAATGTGTTCAAGTCCTACCGGTACGGCGAGGTCGTCACCGTCGATGATCCGTGGGGGTACGGCAATTCGTTGGAGTGGGCTACCTCCTGCCCGCCGCCGCGGCACAATTTCACCGAACTGCCCAGGATCCGTTCGGAGCGGCCGGCGTTCGAGTTGCATTACCCGCACATGGTCGAACGCCTACGCGCCGAAGCCCACGTCGGGCCTGGTAGCCATGGCGGACACACCACCGAAGTCCTCGAGAAGGCACGCCGCGAACCACTCGCCACCAGCGACCACGAACATTCAGGAGACTGA
- a CDS encoding tRNA (cytidine(34)-2'-O)-methyltransferase encodes MFRLMFFEPRIPQNTGNAIRLVAGTGCELHLVGPLGFDMSEPKLKRAGLDYHDLASVTVHADLPSAWDALKPERVFAYTAHSTRFHTDVSYMPGDVLLFGPEPTGLPEDVLNDPEVTDKLRIPMLPGRRSLNLANAAAVVMYEAWRQHGFDGSV; translated from the coding sequence GTGTTTCGACTCATGTTCTTCGAGCCCCGCATACCCCAGAACACCGGCAACGCCATCCGGCTCGTCGCGGGCACCGGATGCGAGCTGCATCTGGTGGGCCCTCTCGGCTTCGACATGTCCGAACCCAAACTGAAACGCGCAGGCCTCGATTACCACGACCTGGCGTCGGTGACCGTGCATGCGGATCTTCCGTCGGCGTGGGATGCGCTGAAGCCCGAAAGGGTGTTCGCCTACACCGCCCATTCGACCCGCTTTCACACCGACGTTTCCTACATGCCCGGCGACGTTCTGCTTTTCGGACCCGAACCCACAGGTCTACCCGAGGACGTGTTGAACGATCCCGAAGTGACCGACAAGCTACGGATCCCGATGCTCCCCGGTCGCCGCTCGCTCAACCTTGCCAACGCCGCCGCTGTGGTGATGTACGAGGCGTGGCGGCAGCACGGCTTCGACGGAAGCGTCTAA
- a CDS encoding error-prone DNA polymerase yields MGWNDGPPTWSEMERVLSGRPKPQKTDIVGDGGDSPAWSRKRAAYEGRVSRAETSTTPYAELHAHSAFSFLDGASQPEAMVEEAVRLGLESVAITDHDGFYGVVRFAEAAKALGIGTVFGAELSLGATTSRAGEVDPDGVHLLVLARGQEGYRRLSREIATAHLAGGVKGKPQYDFDAVSRASGGHWQILTGCRKGHVRRALEYGGPEAVDAALHDLVDRFGAGRVTVELTRHGVPEDDERNDALYEAATRCSLPVVATTAAHYATPASRHLAMAMAAVRARSGLDEASGWSAPTGGTHLRSGEEMAGLFRHYPGVVRAAAELGRECAFDLRLIAPQLPPFDVPAGHTEISYLRMLTLDGAARRYGSPTSHPAAYAQIEYELDIIERLTFPGYFLVVHDIVAFCKSHDILCQGRGSAANSAVCYAIGITNVDPVANKLLFERFLAPERDGPPDIDVDIESDRREEAIQHVYRKYGRSHAAQVANVITYRGKSSVRDMARALGFSQGQQDAWSKQVTRWSGVGDQEGSDIPKPVLDLARQIEGFPRHLGIHSGGMVICDRPIADVCPVEWATMADRSVLQWDKDDCAAVGLVKFDMLGLGMLSALHYMIDLVDEHKDVRIDLADIDLSEKAVYDMLQRADSIGVFQVESRAQMATLPRLKPREFYDLVVEVALIRPGPIQGGSVHPYIKRRNGLEPVTFDHPSLKKALDRTLGVPLFQEQLMQMAIDVAGFSAADADQLRRAMGSKRSPEKMNELRGRFYDGMRELHGIVGDAADRIYEKLSAFANFGFPESHSQSFASLVFYSSWFKLHHPAAFCAGLLRAQPMGFYSPQSLVADARRHGVQVHGPDVNASSWYADLTGDGLEIRMGLADVRHIGRDLAERIVEARVVDGPYMSFVDLTGRVELSTSQAESLATAGALGCFGITRRQALWAAGAAAGERSHLLPGLGASTRAPVLPGMSDLDLASADVWATGVSPNSYPTQFFRDKLDRMGVLPANRLLQVPDGDRVLVGGAVTHRQRPATAAGVTFINLEDETGMVNVVCSVGLWAKYRKLALTAPALLIRGKVQNAEGAATVVADHLQLMDLRVQSKSRDFR; encoded by the coding sequence ATGGGTTGGAACGATGGTCCGCCGACGTGGTCGGAGATGGAACGGGTTCTGTCGGGGCGGCCGAAGCCGCAGAAGACCGACATCGTCGGCGACGGTGGTGACAGTCCGGCGTGGTCGCGCAAGCGCGCGGCCTACGAGGGACGAGTGTCCAGAGCCGAAACATCGACGACACCGTATGCGGAGTTGCACGCCCACTCCGCATTCAGCTTTCTGGACGGTGCAAGCCAGCCCGAGGCCATGGTCGAGGAGGCGGTCCGTCTCGGGCTCGAGTCGGTCGCGATCACCGACCACGACGGCTTCTACGGAGTCGTACGATTCGCGGAGGCGGCCAAAGCGCTCGGTATAGGCACCGTCTTCGGCGCCGAATTGTCGTTGGGGGCGACGACATCGAGGGCCGGTGAAGTGGATCCGGACGGCGTGCACCTTCTGGTCCTCGCACGTGGGCAGGAGGGGTACCGGAGGCTCTCACGCGAGATCGCGACGGCCCATCTGGCGGGAGGGGTCAAGGGCAAGCCGCAATACGACTTCGATGCGGTCTCTCGCGCTTCGGGTGGGCACTGGCAGATCCTCACCGGCTGCCGAAAAGGGCATGTTCGACGGGCACTGGAGTACGGGGGACCGGAGGCGGTCGACGCCGCACTGCACGATCTGGTCGACAGATTCGGTGCTGGCAGGGTGACGGTCGAGCTCACCCGTCACGGTGTGCCGGAGGACGACGAGCGAAACGACGCGTTGTACGAGGCCGCGACACGCTGCTCTCTCCCCGTCGTTGCCACGACCGCTGCTCACTACGCCACTCCGGCCAGCAGGCATCTAGCTATGGCGATGGCTGCGGTTCGGGCACGCAGTGGTCTTGACGAGGCGTCGGGATGGTCAGCGCCGACCGGTGGGACGCATCTGCGCTCGGGAGAGGAGATGGCGGGGCTGTTCAGGCACTATCCAGGCGTCGTGCGCGCGGCTGCCGAACTTGGACGTGAGTGTGCGTTCGATCTCCGATTGATCGCCCCGCAACTGCCTCCGTTCGATGTGCCTGCAGGCCACACCGAGATCAGCTACCTTCGCATGCTCACGCTGGACGGCGCAGCACGCCGATACGGTTCGCCGACGAGCCACCCGGCGGCGTACGCGCAGATCGAGTACGAACTCGACATCATCGAACGGTTGACCTTTCCTGGGTATTTTCTCGTCGTCCACGACATCGTGGCGTTCTGCAAGAGTCACGACATTCTTTGTCAGGGAAGAGGATCGGCAGCCAACTCTGCGGTCTGCTACGCCATCGGCATCACCAACGTCGACCCCGTCGCCAACAAGCTGTTGTTCGAGCGGTTCCTCGCACCCGAGCGAGACGGCCCTCCCGACATCGACGTCGACATCGAGTCGGACAGACGCGAAGAGGCGATCCAGCACGTCTACCGGAAGTACGGACGTTCGCATGCTGCTCAGGTAGCGAACGTCATCACCTACCGAGGGAAATCCTCGGTCCGTGACATGGCGCGTGCGCTCGGTTTCTCTCAAGGGCAGCAGGACGCCTGGAGCAAACAGGTCACACGCTGGTCGGGCGTCGGTGACCAGGAAGGAAGTGACATACCTAAACCTGTTCTCGACCTGGCGAGGCAGATCGAAGGTTTTCCCCGTCATCTCGGTATCCACTCGGGCGGAATGGTGATCTGTGATCGTCCGATCGCCGACGTCTGCCCGGTCGAATGGGCGACGATGGCAGACCGGAGTGTGCTGCAATGGGACAAGGACGACTGTGCCGCAGTGGGATTGGTCAAGTTCGACATGCTGGGTCTCGGTATGTTGTCGGCTCTGCACTACATGATCGACCTGGTGGACGAACACAAGGATGTTCGGATCGATCTGGCGGACATCGACCTGAGTGAGAAAGCGGTGTACGACATGCTGCAGCGCGCCGACTCGATCGGCGTGTTCCAAGTCGAGTCACGAGCTCAGATGGCCACACTCCCTCGACTGAAACCACGAGAGTTCTACGACTTGGTGGTCGAAGTCGCGTTGATCAGGCCAGGTCCTATCCAAGGAGGTTCCGTTCATCCGTACATCAAGCGTCGCAACGGACTCGAACCGGTCACCTTCGATCATCCGTCGTTGAAGAAAGCGCTCGATCGGACGCTCGGGGTACCGCTCTTCCAGGAGCAGCTCATGCAGATGGCGATCGACGTCGCTGGATTCAGCGCAGCAGATGCAGATCAGTTGCGCCGCGCCATGGGGTCGAAGCGTTCCCCGGAAAAGATGAACGAACTACGTGGCAGATTCTACGACGGCATGCGTGAGTTGCACGGCATCGTCGGCGATGCTGCCGACCGAATCTACGAAAAACTCTCTGCCTTCGCGAATTTCGGTTTTCCCGAGAGTCACTCGCAGAGCTTCGCATCTCTGGTGTTCTATTCGTCCTGGTTCAAACTTCATCACCCCGCCGCGTTCTGCGCAGGTTTGTTACGTGCTCAGCCGATGGGCTTCTACTCTCCTCAGTCGTTGGTGGCCGACGCACGTCGTCATGGCGTCCAGGTCCATGGACCCGACGTCAACGCCAGCTCCTGGTACGCGGATCTCACCGGAGACGGTCTCGAGATTCGGATGGGCCTGGCCGATGTGCGGCACATCGGGCGCGATCTCGCGGAGCGGATTGTCGAGGCTCGGGTCGTGGACGGACCGTACATGTCCTTCGTCGACCTCACCGGGAGAGTCGAACTGTCGACGTCTCAGGCCGAATCTCTAGCCACAGCAGGCGCTCTCGGTTGCTTCGGAATCACTCGTCGGCAAGCGCTGTGGGCGGCGGGTGCCGCTGCGGGAGAACGCTCACATCTACTTCCCGGACTGGGGGCGTCCACGCGCGCACCTGTGTTGCCCGGCATGAGCGATCTGGATCTGGCCTCTGCTGACGTCTGGGCAACAGGTGTCTCACCCAATTCGTATCCGACGCAGTTCTTTCGGGACAAGCTGGACCGGATGGGGGTTCTCCCGGCAAATCGACTGCTACAGGTACCGGACGGTGACCGCGTACTCGTCGGTGGTGCAGTGACACATCGTCAGAGGCCGGCAACTGCGGCAGGAGTCACCTTCATCAACCTGGAAGACGAGACAGGAATGGTCAACGTCGTGTGTTCGGTGGGATTATGGGCCAAGTATCGAAAACTGGCGCTCACCGCTCCCGCGCTGCTGATCCGCGGCAAAGTGCAGAACGCAGAGGGGGCAGCAACCGTCGTGGCCGATCACCTACAGCTGATGGATCTCAGAGTTCAGTCCAAGTCGAGAGACTTTCGATGA
- a CDS encoding MMPL family transporter, producing the protein MTRWASFVVSNKRWVLSLAIVVVALSGVWGLGVFGKLSEGGFIDPGSEAAEVSSLVAGLGQPTPDIVAIYTAPEGKTIDDIAPDVAAVLDEFQTEYTVENVSSYWTANSAAKPFLVSTDGTKALATVTLGPDSGVTFANFGELPPKLVVPDVTSQFAGGSVVGVSFSTTLQSDLVRSEAIAIPITLILLIVIFGGVVAAAVPVFVGVLSVVSALAILRVLTTVTQVSSFSINVASLLGLGLAIDYGLFIVSRFREEMRAGAEPTDAAIRTVLTAGRTVVFSGLLLICAFAGMLVFPQPVVKSLGFGAMAAVASAAVLSLTAVPALLAILGQRINSLTWSRTASDRGEARAHKFWGGVVTRVMRKPGIVAAVIVAALLVLSAPILKVTLGEVDYTALPKDDPARVAVETLNTEFPTTGEGATVVLRGTDGQKPQGSPIADITRQAEAVDGIARVEFTGSADDFVVIQATFSEPSGGETEVESTSAAVSSLRQMTPPAGTELLVGGSRALVDDGNAAIAKWLPAMIAIMVISTLILLFLAFGSIVLPIKAVLMAGLSLGATFGVLTWVFQEGHGAELLGVTPAPLEATFVVLILAVVFGLSTDYEVFLMSRMVEARTSGASTEEAVIVGAQRTGRIVTAAALILIVVTGAFTISDLSIMRFLGLGMILALIVDATIIRMLLVPSLVKLMGEANWWAPAWMKRVHEKVGIGH; encoded by the coding sequence GTGACACGTTGGGCCTCGTTCGTCGTATCGAACAAGCGATGGGTGCTCTCACTCGCGATCGTCGTCGTCGCACTCAGCGGCGTATGGGGACTCGGCGTTTTCGGCAAACTCAGCGAGGGCGGTTTCATCGATCCAGGTAGTGAGGCCGCCGAGGTGAGCTCACTCGTCGCGGGACTCGGCCAACCCACGCCCGACATCGTCGCGATCTACACCGCACCCGAGGGCAAGACCATCGACGACATCGCGCCTGACGTCGCCGCCGTTCTCGACGAGTTCCAGACCGAATACACGGTGGAGAACGTCAGCTCCTACTGGACTGCGAACTCCGCCGCCAAGCCGTTCCTCGTCTCCACTGACGGCACCAAAGCCCTGGCCACCGTCACACTTGGCCCCGATTCCGGCGTCACGTTCGCGAACTTCGGAGAGCTGCCACCCAAGCTCGTAGTACCGGATGTGACCTCTCAGTTCGCCGGCGGATCTGTGGTCGGCGTCTCGTTCAGCACCACCCTTCAGAGCGATCTCGTTCGCTCCGAAGCGATCGCCATTCCCATCACTCTGATTCTGCTCATCGTCATCTTCGGCGGTGTCGTCGCAGCAGCAGTGCCGGTGTTCGTCGGGGTGCTCAGCGTTGTCAGCGCGCTGGCGATACTCCGTGTGCTGACGACGGTGACCCAGGTCAGTTCATTTTCGATCAACGTCGCGTCACTGCTCGGACTCGGTCTCGCGATCGACTACGGGCTGTTCATCGTCAGTCGATTCCGTGAAGAAATGCGCGCAGGCGCAGAGCCGACGGATGCAGCGATTCGCACGGTGCTCACCGCAGGACGCACCGTCGTATTCTCGGGCCTGCTGCTGATCTGCGCTTTCGCAGGAATGCTCGTGTTCCCGCAACCCGTCGTCAAATCGCTCGGCTTCGGCGCGATGGCCGCAGTAGCCTCCGCAGCAGTTCTGTCCCTCACAGCAGTGCCGGCACTCCTCGCGATTCTCGGACAACGCATCAACTCGCTCACATGGAGCAGAACTGCCTCGGATCGCGGAGAAGCGCGCGCACACAAGTTCTGGGGTGGCGTCGTCACCCGAGTCATGCGCAAACCGGGAATCGTAGCTGCGGTGATCGTCGCCGCGCTTCTCGTTCTGTCAGCACCGATCCTGAAGGTGACACTGGGTGAGGTCGACTACACCGCACTCCCCAAGGACGACCCAGCCCGGGTAGCCGTCGAGACCTTGAACACGGAGTTTCCCACCACCGGCGAGGGTGCCACCGTTGTCCTACGCGGCACAGACGGCCAGAAGCCTCAAGGCTCCCCCATCGCCGACATCACTCGTCAGGCAGAAGCCGTCGACGGCATCGCTCGCGTCGAATTCACCGGCTCTGCAGACGATTTCGTTGTCATCCAGGCAACCTTCAGCGAGCCGAGCGGCGGCGAGACCGAAGTGGAATCGACCAGCGCAGCCGTCTCGAGCCTGCGTCAGATGACGCCTCCCGCAGGCACCGAACTGTTGGTCGGCGGCTCACGCGCACTCGTCGACGACGGCAATGCCGCAATCGCGAAGTGGCTGCCGGCCATGATCGCGATCATGGTGATCTCGACGCTGATCTTGCTGTTCCTCGCGTTCGGGTCGATCGTGTTGCCGATCAAGGCCGTACTCATGGCCGGACTGAGCCTCGGAGCCACATTCGGCGTGCTCACCTGGGTCTTCCAAGAAGGCCACGGCGCAGAACTGCTCGGGGTCACGCCCGCGCCACTCGAAGCGACGTTCGTCGTTCTCATCCTCGCCGTCGTGTTCGGGCTCTCCACCGACTACGAGGTGTTCCTGATGTCCCGCATGGTCGAGGCACGCACGTCCGGTGCTTCCACCGAAGAAGCGGTGATCGTCGGCGCACAACGCACCGGACGGATCGTCACCGCTGCCGCACTCATTCTCATCGTCGTCACCGGAGCGTTCACGATCTCCGACCTGTCGATCATGCGGTTCCTCGGCCTCGGAATGATCCTCGCGCTCATCGTCGACGCCACGATCATCAGGATGCTCCTCGTCCCCTCGCTGGTGAAGCTCATGGGCGAAGCGAACTGGTGGGCGCCTGCGTGGATGAAACGGGTGCACGAGAAAGTCGGTATCGGGCACTAG
- a CDS encoding DUF4349 domain-containing protein yields the protein MKRSLIAALAGSLVLLAGCGASDGGSSGGAQAPAVDSPMSAPGAAFAPEADSVTRQAPQPADRKEVVTGQIFVTASDPVEAARRAVEVVEDAGGRIDNRTENPATDNTPASSSLTARIPAAELTATVDSIEALGKVTSVSISRDDVTMQYQDLDARIGALQASVDRLRALIAGAGNTADLIEAESALSSRQGELDSLTSQKNYLADQVELSTITVQFSTDDVTPSPGPDNFVDGLIAGWHSLVDALQNGVVSLGRAIPWLGALFVGAGLVYAVVRVVGSRTRPSRAAGITQEPVEPSVPDSSEPDSSEPETKRT from the coding sequence ATGAAGCGCTCACTGATCGCCGCACTTGCCGGGTCCCTCGTTCTGCTCGCCGGCTGCGGCGCATCGGACGGCGGGTCGAGTGGTGGCGCCCAGGCTCCTGCTGTCGACTCGCCGATGTCTGCGCCCGGTGCCGCGTTCGCGCCCGAGGCCGACAGCGTCACCCGTCAAGCTCCGCAGCCTGCGGATCGCAAAGAGGTTGTGACAGGCCAGATTTTCGTGACCGCTTCCGATCCCGTCGAAGCGGCGCGCCGCGCCGTCGAGGTCGTCGAGGATGCAGGCGGCCGGATCGACAACAGGACCGAGAATCCGGCAACGGACAACACGCCTGCGAGCAGTTCGCTGACCGCACGCATTCCGGCGGCGGAGCTGACCGCCACGGTGGACAGTATCGAGGCCCTCGGCAAGGTCACCAGTGTCAGCATCAGCCGGGACGACGTGACGATGCAGTATCAGGATCTCGACGCGCGTATCGGCGCGCTACAGGCCTCGGTGGACAGGTTGCGCGCGCTCATCGCAGGGGCCGGTAACACCGCTGATCTGATCGAGGCGGAGTCGGCGCTGTCCAGTAGGCAGGGAGAGCTCGACAGTCTCACGTCACAGAAGAACTACCTCGCGGACCAGGTGGAGTTGTCCACCATCACAGTGCAATTCAGCACCGACGATGTCACCCCGTCGCCAGGTCCCGACAATTTCGTCGACGGGCTGATCGCAGGATGGCACTCGTTGGTCGACGCCCTGCAAAACGGCGTCGTCTCTCTCGGTCGCGCGATCCCGTGGCTGGGTGCGTTGTTCGTCGGGGCCGGGCTGGTCTACGCGGTGGTGCGGGTCGTCGGTTCCAGAACTAGGCCGTCTCGGGCCGCCGGCATCACCCAGGAGCCGGTCGAGCCGAGCGTTCCGGATTCGAGCGAGCCGGATTCGAGCGAGCCGGAGACGAAGAGAACTTAG